Part of the Chanos chanos chromosome 5, fChaCha1.1, whole genome shotgun sequence genome, ATtgcagtgtttcattttctgagcAGATAAAATGGCTTATGTAGGTCACATTACATTAATCTAGCTTGCTATCCTCTCAAATACACACTAAATTAAGCAACAGGCATAAAATATTCAGATCCTCTTCATGGCTCATTACACATGACGCATTTGGGGAAGAAATTAGCCAAATCTATTACATGgatatcgtttttttttccctccctaaCCTCACTACGGAAACATATCcatagaaaacattttttgttttctgagcgTGTACTAAAATATTAAACAGCACTTTAATGGTCAAGAGTCTGATAATCCAGTGAGAACTTTCAGGTTGTCTCCACGTCTCCAGCCTCTGCTCATTTCGTATTTTATTTCGTATTCCCCTGCCTACAGTTCTCACAGACTCTTTGAATCTCTACAGAACCCTTTTGGATTTCATCTGGTACGTCCTCGAACCTGAGGCTACAGAGTGTGTTCATTTTCCATGGCTTCATGAATATCAAGAAACGATTCTCCGAAAGGTCTGAGATTCAATAGAAAcggtgtcaaaaaaaaaaaaaaaaaaaaaaggcagcataaaacagcaaaacaattgTTTTAAACTTTGATGATTTTAGTCAGCATAACTTGAGGGAAAATGTGTGGGGTTTGCTGGATAATGGGCGGTTGAAAAAAGGCCCATATACcctagggagagagaaagatagggaGAGATTGAGATGCCTcctgtaaaaatacattttaattaactCAAGCccacggcaaaaaaaaaaaaaaaaatctgaggtTTCCACCAAAGAGAATTCTTTTGGGAAAATGGATACAGGGAGAGGCTCTATCTGTTTTCACTCTCTTGCTTCTCCCCGagcttctgttttctttctatcATTTGCCAttactctccttttctttcccctctttccaCATGATATTCAATTTTCCAATTCACTTAAGCGTGCTTCTCATGCCTTATATATCTCATTAAACAGcgtattttttctctttctccctttctctctccctgtgtctctctgtctctttgtctttgtctctgtctctctttctctctctctttctttttttctttctgccggtctgtctctctctcctgttcgaCAGTTCTGTACTGAGATGGTTCTCCTCCAGCTCACACTACTCTCTCTTGGTCTCCTGACCCTGTTGCCTGCCTCCTCTTTGGGCTGTCCCTCTGGGTGTCGCTGCTACAGCCTGACTGTAGAATGTGGCTCCATCGGACTCAAGGAGATACCACAAGGCATTGCCCATGGAACCCAGGTTAGTGCTTCAACCACTCATAAACCAATCAGATCACATCAGATGCCTTGCGTTAAAAGGTACCTTTTAAGTTTtatgtacactacacacattcacgcatTTCACATGCATCTGCTGTACATAAGCCCAGCTCTCCACAAAAGTAAGATATGAACAGGTGACCTATCATGGCAAGGATCAACTGTCCTCCATGTATCCATATGCATCATTTCAGAGCGGTTGTTCCATGATCTTGAACTTATCCTTTTTGTACTGAGATCTCATTTCCCTGTCTCTATACATTATCTTGGTTCATGTGTCTACACCACTGCAGGCTTTGAATATTCATGAGAGTTGGCTTGCATAAATTGTTTAATTAACCCTCCTAACCCACGCTATACAAATGGCTCTGGATGCACTTGGATCACAGTGAAAAACTGCCTGAAAGGACGCATCGTCAATTAAGCTGTACCATACATTATGTAACTGACAGAGTTTACTGAATCACAAAAGACAAGCTGAAAAACCACGCTGACTTCTCTGAAGctgtttaagtttttttttggggggggggggcggtatgAGTAAATTGATGTGTTTACAAGTCTTAGTTTTGTTAGTTGTTAGGGACTGGGTCTTAGTGAGAGCTCAGAGCAGTTGAGCATTCTCAGAGTGTCTCACTGATTGATTTCTTGTTCTTTGTTGGGTTCCACTCTGATGGGTACTTTCCTCTTTTGTGACATTTCACCCCTGCATTTGCCTCAGATTGATATAATGACTGTGGCTTGCAGCATAATCATCCACTTAGACATGAGGATTATACAATAGCTCAGTCATAAAATCAATAGTCCAAAGTGAATCACACAATATGCATACCTCTCtgctctatccctctctcctctctttgtctctgtctctgtctctctctctcttttgtactCTGTTCTTACTACTCATCTTTCTTGAGTCACTAACATCTCCTAACCCATTGTTTCTTGTCCTTCTCAGACCATTTTTCTCCAGGACAACACCATAGGGCAGATCAGACAGAAGGACCTTTCCGGTCTGGGTCACCTTCACTACCTCTACCTGCAGAACAACAGTATCTCGACTCTGGAGTCAGGAGCCTTTCTCAGCCTGAGTCAGCTCCTTGAGCTCGCCCTCAATGGGAATCGCATCCACCTCATCACTGCGGATGTGTTCCGAGGCCTGGAGCACCTGCGCATTCTATACCTGGCTGGAAATCTGATCACACGTTTGGAAGATTACACCTTCCGTGGTCTCCAGGTCTACACTTATGTTAATACGTGTTAATATAGGTTAGATATATTAAAATGGTCGCAATGACGTTTTAGCAAAGTCACACTGGTGGTGAAATAGATGATTCTAAAGATACTGTATTATAAAGATCATTAAATACAGATCATTACACTGATGAAATACTGATGTATAATACAGTCCAATGCTTGTTACTGTCCATCTTAAAATGATAATTTGTCCTCCATCTCACATTACTGTGGGCAGAGATCTGTGTTAAAGGTGGTTTGAGCAAAACACCAGCCACTGTGGCAGTTCCCTGGAATAACTCAGCATTAAGTGCCTTTTCCTTGGGGACCTTGAACACAAGAAATTTTATCAAGCCACTCGTCAGCACAGTCTCTTTTCCAGTCATTTCAATCAAACTCTCTGATTGTTGTCATGTTCCCTTTGTTAGGTCTGAATGTGATGACAATGaaaaggatgatgatgatgatggtttcctctcttctctcatcaTAGCGTTTGCAGGAACTGCATTTGCAGGAAAACAGTGTTGAAATGCTTGGAGAGCAGGCACTTGTGGGCCTGTCTTCTCTGGCCCTTCTAGACCTGAGCAGAAATAACCTCCGCACCTTGAGTCCTGCCACGCTGCGTCCCCTCGTCAGCCTACAGGTGCTCCGTGTCACTGGTAAGACATATACCCATTCACGCGTTTCGCAGGGATAGAGTTTGTTCGCAAATGAAAGAGAGTAGCAAAGGAGGTGGAGAAGAgatcaagagaaagagaaaatgaaagagttgaacgtagagagggaaggaaagagggaatTAGGAGAGTGCGGTGGAAATGAACTTAAAGGAACATGTGGGCAGgacagaaggagggaaaaagggaAGTTGTTTGATTGTCTTTGAAGTTCTAAGACACAAGGGTGCCCCGTATGGGCCTTGACAAGATGTTATCTTTCCCTCCTCTTGTTTTtctatgtgtctctctcctctttcttcttatTTTAACTCCTCCCACACCTTCTCCCAGTCTTGCTTTTGCTATTCCTTTTCTTCTTGGTTTATCTCTcaactcctctttctctctctctctctctctctctctctctctctctctctctctctctcctctcttgcaCAGATAACCCGTGGCGCTGTGACTGTGCGCTCCACTGGCTGCGCAGCTGGATAAATGAGGAGGGCCAGAGGCTTCTGAGCTCAGCTGAGCGCAGGCTTGTGTGCGCTGAGCCACCGCGTCTCTCCCACCTCAGTTTAGTGGAAGTGCCAGCTAATAGTCTGGTGTGTATCCCCCCCGTGGTGCAGCTGGAGCCCAGCCACCTGACTGTTCGACTGGGAGAGAGCCTGCGCGTGTCGTGCCAAGCCTCTGGTTACCCACAGCCTCAGGTCACCTGGAGAAAGGCCTCTCACGGCAAGGCACAGCTGTCCCCGCGTGGCCTTGTCCAGGAGGTGGGCGCAGAGGGTGACGGCAAGGCCGGGGGCAGGTTGGTGACGGCCAGGCCAGCGGGGAAGGGCGCGACAAACGGACGGGGACCTGTACGAGGGACGGAGGAAGGCGGAGACCAAGAGAGCTTCGACCCTGACACGGGAAGCGGGATGCTTTTCCTAAGCAACGTCACGGTGGCTCACGCCGGACGCTATGAATGCGAGGCTTGGAACCCTGGAGGGGTGGCGCGTGTGACCTTTCATCTTTCCGTCAACAtgtcctcttcttcatcttcttcctctctctggccCCGCGTGcacacttcctcttcctcttcttcctcttcctcgtcctctTATTACCATCCATCATCTGTAGATGTCAGCCAAGAGCCTCTATATGAGCTGGAGAGTATGGACTTTAATGCCCTGGGTACTGCTACCCAGACAGCCATAGCCGTTGGCATTTCTCTGTTGGCACTGACCGCACTACTGCTCCTCTGCATGATCTATAGCCGTCACCGCCAGCGGCAGAAAGATGACTGTGGTTATGGCACCAGCAAAGAAGAGAGCATTCTCTACGTCAACGACTATTCAGACGGGCCCACCACCTTTGCCCAGCTGGAGGAATACCGTGATGAAAGGGGCCACGAGATGTATGTGTTGAACCGTGCCAAGCCTGTTCTTCCGCCGCCAGTCTCCAGCCAGCAAGGGGGACTGCCGCCAAATGAACCGCTGCAAAGCACGCTGACCCCGGGCAGGGCGGTTGGCATGGGACCCCGCAGGGCTCCAGCCGAGGGCGGTGAGGGGCCGCCGCCAGACCCCGAGGGACTCTTTATCAACCAGAGCCTGCTATTTGACACGCAGATTGCCTATGAGATCCACtgctgaagaggagagatgagatCCAGCAGTGGCTTCATGGCCTATACAGAAGAGATCAGTAGGGATCAGTGATAGTGTGTCACTGAAATATgtggtttcattttgtgttcagGGCATTTAATGCTCCCATTAGTCTCTGATGAAGACAAATGACTGAGGTTTGCTTTGAAAAGAGAATTGATGATGAAATTTCCGATGTGTTGAAAACACTGAGGCAGTTTGCTGAGAAATGTAACTCTTTCACAGAGTATGAAGCCCTGTGCTCTTTGGGGAATGTCTAGAAGGCTAAAAGGAAGAAGtggcatttgaaaaaaaaaaacctttgaccTGCTTTTGACATGTAGGtatggaccaaaaaaaaagggagacagtTTGACCTGCTTTTGACATGTAGGTATGGACAAAAAGAGGAGACAGTTTGAGACAATAGTTTGCTGGTGATGGTGTACCTTTCAATATGTCAAATctcctgttctttctgtttctgctaATTAATGTGAATAGATCTATAGATTATTCATACAAGCATTTTCTGTATGCTACGGATATTTTCTTTccaacacacagatgtgtgtgtgtgtgtgtgtgtgtgagagagagagaaagaaagaaaactaggcggagagagaagtgttttttaaatgttcggAAGCGTAATTCAGTTTCTTAAATGCGTGATTCTTATTCCTTACCTCCGTTGGGAAACACTGTGATCAAAATTTCAGTAAACTGATTGTTAGTTTTCCAGATGCACTGTCAACTGCATTTCCAGTTAAGAAGTGTTTGTGAGTTGTAGATGTggcgttttttatttttttgttcatgtataattctctgaaaaagagaatggtcTTGCTACTTTGCTTTTTCTCAGTCTCAATCATGTTTCAAACACATTAATGGCTGGCGTCGGAGCTCTTGCTCAGCAAGTTCATTGTGaatgtttcatgtttgtgttcagaCTTTTCTCTTGTCAAATATCTGTTCCTCATTTTACTtaaataaaatttgattttAGTCTgtctggcttctctctctctctctctgagacactgTAAGAGTAGCTCCCAGAACTCAAATCCCTAACAGTCTTAACCATTATAAGGGAACTAAAAAATATTAATGCCAGAATAGCCTGAGACTTAGCCTGAGAACGTTCTGGCAATTTCTGTCAAATTAAAGTTCAGTTCTGTCTCCGAGAAGAAACTGTCTGAAATGCACCCTTCAAAATGTCCAATAACTGAAGTGAAGTCAtattcactgaaatgaatgaatatttcagtgaTGCGGACCGTGAATTTGAAAATAGTCCAAAAAAGACAATGTCTGAAATATACTGTCTGCAATAAAATTTCAGTTtacaaaggaggaaaaaggtTAAGTTAAATGTCAAGTTACGTCAAGTTAAATGTTGTTCATTATATCTATACAAAATTTTGCACTTAATTATCACGCTCAttgatcagagaacagagaatacTGCTTAATGATGAATGCTTTAATTTAATGGTCAAGTACAACCACTGAGCACCACTCTGGCCTGAACTCTCACTCCCAATCCTTGATTCAGTCAGATGCAAACAGGGCTTTAATATGAACTGAAGAAATTAacaatttcttttttgaaaTTAAGAGTTTAAACATAGAAACACAGTGGAATGTACGTTTAGCAAAGAATAAACCTGGCAATTATTTCAGTACAATATTTCCTGACAAAGAATAAACCTGGCAATTATTTCAGTGCAATATTTCCTTTTACCTCACAGTTGTAGTACCGCTAATAATGTACTACTATTTCCCTTCACAAATTTTTCCTCAGCTGAACAGTGCAGGGCAGACTAGTGACTCTGACAGTCTCTGAAGAGTGATTAAATCAGGTAATaggtttgtttcatttacaaGAATACtcctttgattaaaaaaaaaacccttttgttcTTACCAAAACTTAACTCTCTGACTATAATTTGGAGATGTAACTCAAAGTGAATACGTTTATAACCAGTTCCTTGCaataaatgtaatgtgaaaATGTACATTCACTTCAGCGAATAATATGACAATAGAAATGGAGAAGAATGTTCCTTAATCAAAACAAGAAATTTTCCATGTtgtgcacatgcacagaaatgcattttcacacaGGTGAAAattcacaaataataaaatgcaTGTATGAATTTCACCTCAATGTGAGAGTACAAAGGGAAGTTGGGCAGCTGCCTGAGAAGCTGGGTGTTAATTATACATTTCTAAAAATTTGCAACAGACAAAACATTCCTTTTTCAATCCTGCATGAAAACAGAAGTTGAATATGCAGCTTGATGCATGTTTAACTTCCACATCTATGGCTTGTCTCCATTCGTTCCCTAGGAAGAAAATGTACTATTAAACAAGTAACTAATCATCTCTAGAGAAAGATGTCAAATAACATGGAGACGtctattttactgtattttactgtttctATATCTCCTTTCCAGTTCAGCCTGTGTAGCAAGTACCCATTTTTTCTTATTAAACCTGCTCTGGATTTCAATTAAAATTCATTCGCTGTGAGTCATTCTGAGTGACAAACTGGAGACgcagagagatgaaacaaaTTTCCTCACTTTGAAATATTCAGATATCTGAATACTGTGAAGTTGTATAAAAAtgatttgactgtttgactgaatAACGTACGTTTCACTGGTTCATCACTGAGCTGTAGATAATCGGTTCATCAGTAGAAGGCACTGGAACATTCTGGGAGTGGgataaacattcagaaaaaggaaaaaaaaaaaaaaaaaagtctagggTGCGTCttgatgttttcattaaaactcATAATTCGTATAACTGATTGCCATGGAGAAATCATACACCACGACACCAGACTATGATTCGCATTCaccatcaacatcaacatcaacatcaacagcaaaatcaacatcaacatcaacatcaacatcgaTTAACGTTTTgttcacagcaaaaaaaaaaaaaaaaaagaatatgttttTCTAAACATGTTATAAACATAAATGACTTCCTCATACTGTTTTACTGTCCATTTTCCACATGTT contains:
- the lrrc24 gene encoding leucine-rich repeat-containing protein 24, whose product is MVLLQLTLLSLGLLTLLPASSLGCPSGCRCYSLTVECGSIGLKEIPQGIAHGTQTIFLQDNTIGQIRQKDLSGLGHLHYLYLQNNSISTLESGAFLSLSQLLELALNGNRIHLITADVFRGLEHLRILYLAGNLITRLEDYTFRGLQRLQELHLQENSVEMLGEQALVGLSSLALLDLSRNNLRTLSPATLRPLVSLQVLRVTDNPWRCDCALHWLRSWINEEGQRLLSSAERRLVCAEPPRLSHLSLVEVPANSLVCIPPVVQLEPSHLTVRLGESLRVSCQASGYPQPQVTWRKASHGKAQLSPRGLVQEVGAEGDGKAGGRLVTARPAGKGATNGRGPVRGTEEGGDQESFDPDTGSGMLFLSNVTVAHAGRYECEAWNPGGVARVTFHLSVNMSSSSSSSSLWPRVHTSSSSSSSSSSSYYHPSSVDVSQEPLYELESMDFNALGTATQTAIAVGISLLALTALLLLCMIYSRHRQRQKDDCGYGTSKEESILYVNDYSDGPTTFAQLEEYRDERGHEMYVLNRAKPVLPPPVSSQQGGLPPNEPLQSTLTPGRAVGMGPRRAPAEGGEGPPPDPEGLFINQSLLFDTQIAYEIHC